The following proteins are co-located in the Halarcobacter sp. genome:
- a CDS encoding Mur ligase family protein, whose amino-acid sequence MSEKIYLDAQKLKEITKGYWINCKENINFTGIGTHGVLKEGNLSFAIALDKWRKESIDIEYELLKIFRKKVSAVVIDKKEYAQFFNKPMLVVDDVNKAMEKVACAIRDELNPIRVLVAGSVGKTGFKTQLHHILSPLINTHAIINSANVKLPILYSLLSMKKDDKVEILEVSGAARYEVGVERSEIVKPNIVVFTNVTPNHMRVHKTLDNFIKAKASAVVGMVPNGFCILNEDMDTYEILKNKIKELRPDVKIFTFSKENNADAFLLENTFNHKDFTWDVKANIRDNIVDYTVPMFQNHAPLQSVAALLVAALLSQNISKVSENYKNLICYETMGRLFEVVFDNKKILYYDQSLRGAIEGMRSALLDLKNIKGNRRIVAVIGGSSTEEDNSFTKEQHTALASYINDAPIDLLYTTGPYLNYLHENLNEEMKKKVIMDTNDKDKIFDSLRENLQENDLLFIMGNGYLKLATISSRIFKLGSKKQIK is encoded by the coding sequence ATGAGTGAAAAAATATATCTAGATGCACAAAAACTAAAAGAGATAACAAAAGGCTATTGGATAAATTGTAAAGAGAACATTAACTTTACAGGAATTGGAACCCATGGGGTTTTAAAAGAGGGTAATTTAAGTTTTGCAATTGCACTTGATAAATGGAGAAAAGAATCAATAGATATCGAATATGAATTATTAAAAATATTTAGAAAAAAAGTTTCAGCTGTAGTTATTGATAAAAAAGAGTATGCACAATTTTTTAATAAACCTATGTTAGTTGTTGATGATGTAAATAAAGCAATGGAAAAAGTTGCTTGTGCTATTAGAGATGAGTTAAATCCTATAAGAGTTTTAGTTGCAGGAAGTGTAGGAAAAACTGGATTTAAAACCCAATTGCATCATATCCTTTCACCCCTAATCAATACCCATGCAATAATCAATAGTGCAAATGTAAAATTACCAATCTTATATTCTCTTTTAAGTATGAAAAAAGATGATAAGGTAGAGATATTAGAAGTTTCAGGTGCAGCAAGATATGAAGTGGGTGTTGAAAGAAGTGAAATAGTAAAACCAAATATTGTAGTATTTACAAATGTTACTCCAAATCATATGAGAGTACATAAAACATTAGATAATTTTATAAAAGCAAAGGCTTCTGCTGTAGTTGGGATGGTTCCTAATGGTTTTTGTATTTTAAATGAAGATATGGATACATATGAGATACTAAAGAACAAAATAAAAGAATTAAGACCTGATGTTAAAATATTTACTTTTAGTAAAGAAAACAATGCCGATGCCTTTTTATTAGAAAACACTTTTAATCATAAAGATTTTACATGGGATGTAAAAGCAAATATTAGAGACAATATTGTTGATTATACAGTTCCTATGTTTCAAAATCATGCTCCTTTACAAAGTGTTGCAGCCTTATTAGTAGCTGCTTTATTATCTCAAAATATAAGTAAAGTTAGTGAAAACTATAAAAATTTAATTTGTTATGAAACAATGGGAAGATTATTTGAAGTGGTTTTTGATAATAAAAAGATTTTATATTATGATCAATCTTTAAGAGGTGCAATTGAAGGGATGAGATCTGCACTTTTAGATTTAAAAAATATAAAAGGAAATAGAAGAATTGTAGCTGTTATTGGAGGTTCTTCAACTGAAGAAGATAATTCATTTACAAAAGAACAACATACAGCTTTAGCCTCATATATAAATGATGCACCTATTGATTTATTATATACAACAGGACCATATTTAAACTATCTTCATGAGAATCTAAATGAGGAAATGAAGAAAAAAGTTATTATGGATACAAATGATAAAGATAAAATTTTTGATAGTTTAAGGGAAAATTTACAAGAAAATGATTTATTATTTATAATGGGAAATGGGTACTTAAAACTTGCAACTATAAGTTCAAGGATTTTTAAACTTGGCTCTAAAAAACAAATAAAGTAA
- a CDS encoding Mur ligase family protein, whose product MDGISALKKIDKRQLWRLFIDGRFHKKYRGWTGYENQENGSTQGMINAYTHMLENFDLSKGVSCHYLRNLHHICMFNVHSTLREASPGDLRCEETGFKFFAARTTLEFFKELFELRKNDNVKLFHNKGFEKSAKDLDVFDVYKRLMKRGKLQFNPWFPELDEKTKNILDQKGSFVEFYEAKAYVQLQFAKKMEEIVNRFNQKLQKLEGEDNIISEIAKFIQEIELLHPFPDGNCRTFLTLTNHLLLYKGLLPTMIENPNFDGTYSYKEYAYEIKKGMECTKKLLENPNEKLYNYSIEEASAEEISKFKDMASKFISTIEKFSFEIPLNIEDSIYLTPENLTKITGGKWINFNPNILYSRVGTHSDARKGFISFFVSLSDWRKENLSSEVIMERINSCVKKGVNTIVVDREEYAKGLKIPVLVVDDVTSMLRKVAIEVREKVNPQTVFVGGTVGKTGFKIQLHTCLKDIVNTHAILNSGNIKLPILYSLASLKSDDKVEIVEVSGAAKYSWGVSRSKIISPNICVFTDINLVHMDIHKSVENLIRNKASAVEGLKENGICIVNNDALYAQELKTVIKEIREDAKIITFGESKENNAHIISKEFNSDDFSWNIKAMINEKEIEYKLPLFQNHAPIQSLGVLLVVDSLGYDIKEAALNYKNISTFQTMGRLFRITEEKKSFVFYDQSLRGSIQGMESALNDLKNFKIKGKKIALLGGSSIEEDGEFTKLQHEKLAKLLNESDIDLLYTTGPYLNYLHDNLNDELKSKLKLHSDDRELLVEDLIKNIENDDCVFVMGSAYLRLGNVGQYILSLGKREQIG is encoded by the coding sequence ATGGATGGTATAAGTGCTTTAAAAAAGATTGATAAAAGACAATTATGGAGACTTTTTATTGATGGAAGGTTTCATAAAAAATATCGTGGTTGGACAGGTTATGAAAATCAAGAGAATGGTTCAACGCAAGGGATGATTAATGCATATACCCATATGCTAGAAAATTTTGATTTATCAAAAGGTGTTAGTTGCCACTATTTAAGAAACCTTCATCATATTTGTATGTTTAATGTTCATTCAACGTTAAGGGAAGCTTCACCAGGAGATTTAAGATGTGAAGAAACTGGTTTTAAATTTTTTGCTGCAAGAACAACATTAGAGTTTTTTAAAGAGTTATTTGAATTAAGAAAAAATGACAATGTAAAGCTTTTTCATAATAAAGGTTTTGAAAAATCTGCGAAAGATTTAGATGTTTTTGATGTATATAAACGATTAATGAAAAGAGGAAAACTACAATTTAATCCTTGGTTTCCAGAGTTGGATGAAAAGACTAAAAATATCTTGGATCAAAAAGGAAGTTTTGTAGAGTTTTATGAAGCTAAAGCTTATGTGCAACTTCAATTTGCAAAAAAAATGGAAGAGATTGTAAATAGATTTAATCAAAAACTACAAAAACTAGAAGGTGAAGATAATATCATAAGTGAAATAGCTAAGTTTATTCAGGAGATTGAGTTATTACACCCTTTCCCAGATGGAAACTGTAGAACATTTTTAACTTTGACAAATCATCTATTGTTATATAAAGGTTTATTACCAACAATGATTGAAAATCCAAACTTTGATGGTACCTATTCTTATAAGGAGTATGCTTATGAGATAAAAAAAGGGATGGAATGCACTAAGAAATTATTAGAAAATCCAAATGAAAAACTATATAACTACTCTATAGAAGAAGCTTCAGCTGAAGAGATTTCAAAGTTCAAAGATATGGCTTCAAAGTTTATTTCTACTATTGAGAAATTCTCTTTTGAAATACCTTTAAATATTGAAGATTCTATATATTTGACTCCTGAAAATTTAACAAAAATAACAGGTGGGAAATGGATTAATTTTAATCCAAATATTTTATACTCAAGAGTTGGAACTCACAGCGATGCTAGAAAAGGTTTTATTAGTTTTTTTGTATCTTTATCAGATTGGAGAAAAGAAAACCTTTCTTCTGAAGTTATTATGGAAAGGATAAACTCTTGTGTAAAAAAAGGTGTAAACACAATTGTTGTTGATAGAGAAGAGTATGCAAAAGGCTTAAAAATACCAGTACTTGTTGTGGATGATGTAACTTCAATGTTAAGAAAAGTTGCAATTGAAGTAAGAGAAAAAGTTAATCCTCAAACGGTATTTGTAGGGGGTACTGTAGGAAAAACAGGTTTTAAAATACAATTGCATACTTGTTTAAAAGATATTGTTAATACCCATGCAATTTTAAATAGTGGAAATATAAAACTTCCAATTTTGTACTCTTTAGCAAGTTTAAAAAGTGATGACAAAGTTGAGATAGTTGAAGTATCAGGTGCAGCAAAATATAGTTGGGGTGTAAGTAGAAGTAAAATTATCTCTCCAAATATTTGTGTTTTTACAGATATAAATTTAGTTCATATGGATATTCATAAAAGTGTAGAAAACCTAATTAGAAACAAGGCTTCAGCAGTTGAAGGTTTAAAAGAAAATGGTATTTGTATTGTAAACAATGATGCTTTATATGCCCAAGAATTAAAAACTGTAATTAAAGAGATTAGAGAAGATGCAAAGATTATCACTTTTGGTGAATCAAAAGAGAATAATGCACATATTATCTCAAAAGAGTTTAATTCAGATGATTTCTCTTGGAATATAAAAGCTATGATAAACGAAAAAGAGATTGAGTATAAGTTACCATTGTTTCAAAATCATGCTCCAATACAGAGTTTAGGAGTTTTATTAGTTGTTGATAGTTTAGGTTATGATATAAAAGAGGCTGCATTAAATTATAAAAACATTAGTACCTTTCAAACAATGGGTAGACTTTTTAGAATTACAGAAGAAAAAAAGAGTTTTGTTTTTTATGACCAGTCTTTAAGGGGCTCTATACAAGGTATGGAATCAGCTTTAAATGATTTAAAAAACTTTAAAATCAAGGGTAAAAAGATAGCACTTTTAGGTGGTTCATCCATTGAAGAGGATGGTGAATTTACAAAATTACAACATGAAAAACTTGCTAAACTTTTAAATGAGAGTGATATTGATTTACTTTATACTACAGGTCCGTATTTAAATTATCTACATGATAACTTAAATGATGAATTAAAATCTAAATTAAAACTGCATAGTGATGACAGAGAATTATTAGTTGAAGATCTTATAAAAAACATAGAAAATGATGATTGTGTTTTTGTAATGGGAAGTGCATATTTAAGACTAGGCAATGTTGGTCAATATATTTTATCTTTAGGGAAAAGAGAACAGATTGGATAA